One window of the Trifolium pratense cultivar HEN17-A07 linkage group LG2, ARS_RC_1.1, whole genome shotgun sequence genome contains the following:
- the LOC123907989 gene encoding probable metal-nicotianamine transporter YSL8 isoform X2 — MAQNENEDRAVDSGFEFEQHVDDEQKKLEQQKSTRLLEEEETSVEKVFKHLLVPSWKNQLTFRAFVVSFFLSILFSFIVMKLNLTTGIIPSLNVSAGLLGFFFVKTWTKFLEKSDLLKQPFTRQENTVIQTCVVASSGIAFSGGFGSYLFGMSEHVANQSSDTSDFKDPKLGWIIAFLFVVSFLGLFSVVPLRKIMVIDFKLTYPSGTATALLINSLHTPQGAKLAKKQVKLLGKFFSLSFLWGFFQWFYTASDGCGFQAFPSLGLKAYDNRFFFDFSALYIGVGMICPYIVNISVLLGGILSWGIMWPLIKTREGHWYKAGLGDGSLEGIQGYRVFIAIAIILGDGLYNFVKVLTHTLFSLFNQIRNKQRANALPVAHQDSSSSPELSYDDQRRKQLFLKDQIATWFAVGGYVAIAAISTATLPHIFPQLKWYYVLVIYLIAPTLAFCNAYGSGLTDWSLASTYGKLAIFTIGAWAGASHGGVLASLAACGVMMNIVSTASDLMQDFKTGYLTLASPRSMFVSQIIGTAMGCVISPCVFWIFYKAFPDLGTHKSQYPAPNAIVFRNMAILGVQGFGSLPDNCLLICYIFFGAAIGINLIKDLVGKVGRFIPLPMAMAIPFYLGPYFAIDMCVGSFILFVWEKLNKAKADAFAPAVASGLICGDGIWTLPASILAIAGIKPPICMKFLSRATNNRVDVFLGN; from the exons ATGGCACAAAATGAGAATGAGGATAGGGCAGTTGACAGCGGTTTTGAATTTGAACAACATGTTGatgatgaacaaaaaaaattggaacaacaAAAGAGTACAAGGttgttggaagaagaagaaacttcTGTTGAGAAAGTGTTTAAGCACTTATTGGTTCCATCATGGAAGAATCAATTAACTTTCAGAGCTTTTGTGGTTAGCTTTTTTCTCAGCATACTTTTCAGTTTCATTGTGATGAAGCTTAATCTCACTACTGGGATTATACCTTCACTTAATGTCTCTGCTGGTCTTTTGGGATTCTTCTTTGTCAAAACTTGGACAAAGTTTTTGGAAAAATCTGATTTGTTGAAACAGCCTTTTACAAGACAAGAGAATACTGTTATTCAGACTTGTGTTGTTGCTTCCTCTGGAATTGCTTTTAGTG GAGGATTTGGGAGTTACCTATTTGGAATGAGTGAACATGTAGCCAATCAATCTTCAGACACTAGTGATTTTAAGGATCCAAAATTGGGATGGATAATTGCTTTCCTCTTTGTTGTTAGTTTTTTGGGCCTCTTCTCAGTTGTACCTCTTAGAAAG ATTATGGTTATTGACTTCAAATTAACATATCCAAGTGGTACAGCAACTGCTCTTCTCATCAATAGCCTCCACACTCCTCAAGGAGCTAAACTAGCAAA GAAGCAAGTTAAATTGTTGGGAAAATTCTTCAGTTTGAGTTTCTTATGGGGTTTCTTTCAATGGTTCTATACAGCTTCTGATGGGTGTGGATTTCAAGCCTTCCCTTCATTAGGGCTCAAAGCATATGATAATAG gtttttctttgatttttcggcACTCTATATTGGTGTGGGAATGATTTGTCCATATATCGTAAATATATCAGTTCTCCTTGGAGGAATTCTTTCGTGGGGAATAATGTGGCCTCTCATAAAAACAAGAGAGGGTCATTGGTACAAAGCAGGCCTTGGTGACGGCAGCCTTGAAGGAATCCAAGGTTATAGG GTATTTATAGCCATAGCAATCATCCTGGGAGATGGTTTATACAACTTTGTCAAGGTTCTAACTCATACCTTATTTAGTTTGTTCAATCAAATCCGGAACAAACAAAGGGCGAACGCTCTACCTGTTGCGCATCAAGACTCCTCCTCAAGTCCAGAGCTATCTTATGACGATCAGCGGCGGAAACAACTATTTCTTAAAGATCAAATTGCTACATGGTTTGCAGTTGGAGGATATGTTGCTATTGCGGCCATCTCTACAGCCACATTGCCACACATCTTCCCTCAACTAAAATGGTATTATGTACTTGTTATATACCTAATTGCTCCAACCTTAGCATTTTGCAATGCTTATGGTTCTGGACTAACAGATTGGTCCCTAGCATCAACCTACGGAAAACTAGCCATCTTCACAATTGGCGCATGGGCCGGTGCATCACATGGTGGAGTTCTAGCTAGTCTAGCAGCCTGTGGAGTTATGATGAACATCGTTTCGACAGCTTCTGACTTGATGCAAGATTTCAAAACCGGTTACCTTACCCTGGCTTCGCCACGGTCCATGTTTGTGAGCCAAATAATCGGCACAGCAATGGGATGTGTGATTTCGCCTTGTGTGTTTTGGATTTTCTACAAAGCATTTCCTGACCTAGGAACACATAAAAGTCAATACCCTGCACCGAACGCAATTGTGTTCCGCAACATGGCAATACTTGGAGTACAAGGATTTGGTTCTTTACCAGATAATTGTCTACTGATTTGTTATATATTCTTTGGTGCGGCGATTGGGATTAACTTGATTAAGGATTTGGTTGGTAAAGTAGGGAGGTTCATACCACTTCCAATGGCTATGGCAATACCTTTTTATTTAGGACCTTATTTTGCCATTGACATGTGTGTTGGAAGTTTCATATTGTTTGTTTGGGAAAAGCTTAATAAGGCCAAGGCTGATGCTTTTGCACCTGCTGTTGCTTCTGGTTTGATATGTGGTGATGGAATATGGACTTTGCCTGCTTCAATACTTGCTATTGCTGGAATTAAGCCACCCATTTGCATGAAGTTCTTGTCAAGGGCCACAAATAATAGGGTTGATGTTTTCTTAGGGAATTAA
- the LOC123907989 gene encoding probable metal-nicotianamine transporter YSL7 isoform X1, whose product MKWRDRINSHYILNIFAQWRKSVSLGNKGTYNYINSFIVLRESEPIFKYLGDMAQNENEDRAVDSGFEFEQHVDDEQKKLEQQKSTRLLEEEETSVEKVFKHLLVPSWKNQLTFRAFVVSFFLSILFSFIVMKLNLTTGIIPSLNVSAGLLGFFFVKTWTKFLEKSDLLKQPFTRQENTVIQTCVVASSGIAFSGGFGSYLFGMSEHVANQSSDTSDFKDPKLGWIIAFLFVVSFLGLFSVVPLRKIMVIDFKLTYPSGTATALLINSLHTPQGAKLAKKQVKLLGKFFSLSFLWGFFQWFYTASDGCGFQAFPSLGLKAYDNRFFFDFSALYIGVGMICPYIVNISVLLGGILSWGIMWPLIKTREGHWYKAGLGDGSLEGIQGYRVFIAIAIILGDGLYNFVKVLTHTLFSLFNQIRNKQRANALPVAHQDSSSSPELSYDDQRRKQLFLKDQIATWFAVGGYVAIAAISTATLPHIFPQLKWYYVLVIYLIAPTLAFCNAYGSGLTDWSLASTYGKLAIFTIGAWAGASHGGVLASLAACGVMMNIVSTASDLMQDFKTGYLTLASPRSMFVSQIIGTAMGCVISPCVFWIFYKAFPDLGTHKSQYPAPNAIVFRNMAILGVQGFGSLPDNCLLICYIFFGAAIGINLIKDLVGKVGRFIPLPMAMAIPFYLGPYFAIDMCVGSFILFVWEKLNKAKADAFAPAVASGLICGDGIWTLPASILAIAGIKPPICMKFLSRATNNRVDVFLGN is encoded by the exons ATGAAATGGAGGGATAGGATTAACTCACATTATATCCTCAATATTTTTGCTCAATGGAGAAAATCCGTTTCCCTTGGAAATAAAGGTACATACA ACTATATAAACAGTTTCATAGTCCTTAGAGAATCCGAACCTATATTCAAATATCTAGGGGACATGGCACAAAATGAGAATGAGGATAGGGCAGTTGACAGCGGTTTTGAATTTGAACAACATGTTGatgatgaacaaaaaaaattggaacaacaAAAGAGTACAAGGttgttggaagaagaagaaacttcTGTTGAGAAAGTGTTTAAGCACTTATTGGTTCCATCATGGAAGAATCAATTAACTTTCAGAGCTTTTGTGGTTAGCTTTTTTCTCAGCATACTTTTCAGTTTCATTGTGATGAAGCTTAATCTCACTACTGGGATTATACCTTCACTTAATGTCTCTGCTGGTCTTTTGGGATTCTTCTTTGTCAAAACTTGGACAAAGTTTTTGGAAAAATCTGATTTGTTGAAACAGCCTTTTACAAGACAAGAGAATACTGTTATTCAGACTTGTGTTGTTGCTTCCTCTGGAATTGCTTTTAGTG GAGGATTTGGGAGTTACCTATTTGGAATGAGTGAACATGTAGCCAATCAATCTTCAGACACTAGTGATTTTAAGGATCCAAAATTGGGATGGATAATTGCTTTCCTCTTTGTTGTTAGTTTTTTGGGCCTCTTCTCAGTTGTACCTCTTAGAAAG ATTATGGTTATTGACTTCAAATTAACATATCCAAGTGGTACAGCAACTGCTCTTCTCATCAATAGCCTCCACACTCCTCAAGGAGCTAAACTAGCAAA GAAGCAAGTTAAATTGTTGGGAAAATTCTTCAGTTTGAGTTTCTTATGGGGTTTCTTTCAATGGTTCTATACAGCTTCTGATGGGTGTGGATTTCAAGCCTTCCCTTCATTAGGGCTCAAAGCATATGATAATAG gtttttctttgatttttcggcACTCTATATTGGTGTGGGAATGATTTGTCCATATATCGTAAATATATCAGTTCTCCTTGGAGGAATTCTTTCGTGGGGAATAATGTGGCCTCTCATAAAAACAAGAGAGGGTCATTGGTACAAAGCAGGCCTTGGTGACGGCAGCCTTGAAGGAATCCAAGGTTATAGG GTATTTATAGCCATAGCAATCATCCTGGGAGATGGTTTATACAACTTTGTCAAGGTTCTAACTCATACCTTATTTAGTTTGTTCAATCAAATCCGGAACAAACAAAGGGCGAACGCTCTACCTGTTGCGCATCAAGACTCCTCCTCAAGTCCAGAGCTATCTTATGACGATCAGCGGCGGAAACAACTATTTCTTAAAGATCAAATTGCTACATGGTTTGCAGTTGGAGGATATGTTGCTATTGCGGCCATCTCTACAGCCACATTGCCACACATCTTCCCTCAACTAAAATGGTATTATGTACTTGTTATATACCTAATTGCTCCAACCTTAGCATTTTGCAATGCTTATGGTTCTGGACTAACAGATTGGTCCCTAGCATCAACCTACGGAAAACTAGCCATCTTCACAATTGGCGCATGGGCCGGTGCATCACATGGTGGAGTTCTAGCTAGTCTAGCAGCCTGTGGAGTTATGATGAACATCGTTTCGACAGCTTCTGACTTGATGCAAGATTTCAAAACCGGTTACCTTACCCTGGCTTCGCCACGGTCCATGTTTGTGAGCCAAATAATCGGCACAGCAATGGGATGTGTGATTTCGCCTTGTGTGTTTTGGATTTTCTACAAAGCATTTCCTGACCTAGGAACACATAAAAGTCAATACCCTGCACCGAACGCAATTGTGTTCCGCAACATGGCAATACTTGGAGTACAAGGATTTGGTTCTTTACCAGATAATTGTCTACTGATTTGTTATATATTCTTTGGTGCGGCGATTGGGATTAACTTGATTAAGGATTTGGTTGGTAAAGTAGGGAGGTTCATACCACTTCCAATGGCTATGGCAATACCTTTTTATTTAGGACCTTATTTTGCCATTGACATGTGTGTTGGAAGTTTCATATTGTTTGTTTGGGAAAAGCTTAATAAGGCCAAGGCTGATGCTTTTGCACCTGCTGTTGCTTCTGGTTTGATATGTGGTGATGGAATATGGACTTTGCCTGCTTCAATACTTGCTATTGCTGGAATTAAGCCACCCATTTGCATGAAGTTCTTGTCAAGGGCCACAAATAATAGGGTTGATGTTTTCTTAGGGAATTAA